The sequence TTTGCGGCACGTGAACCAGCAAGGTGCGCAGCGCGGCATAGTCCGAGACCTGGTACGGGCTAGAGGGCTCCATGCCGGCGCGCACCTGGCCCGCCAGGCGCGTGACTTCCTGGATCACGGCGTCGAGCGTCCACGGACCGTACAAGGTGGAGGCGCCTTCATATTGCTGGGTACTGTATTCCTCGCGCGTGGTCAGGTAATGCGCGAAGGCATTGGAGTAGCCGGCGATCACCGCGTAGCCGATGCCGGCGTCCGCCAGTACCTCAAGCACCGCTTCGCGGATGCGGCGCCCGGACATGGTGGTGACTTCCCAGGGCAGCGCGATCAGCGCCAGATTGCCGAGCGTGATCACCTGCACCGGCTGCACGCTCGGCGCCAGACCCTGCAGGGGATTGAACGGCGACACGAACAGCGGCAGCAGCACCGGCTTTTCATCGTGGCAACGCAGGCCCAGCGGCAGCGCACTGAGCGTACAGCCCAGCGGCTCCAGCAGCTCGGACGGAATCGCGCCGGCGCCCAGGGACCCGAAGATCGTCGCCAGGTAATCCGCGGCCTGCGCCAGTTCGTCCGGCCCGACCGGACAGGTCGCGCCGGTCTCGCTGAGCGGGCCCCGCCCGTCCTCGGCGCCGGCCGCGAAGGCCACACCCAATGCCGGCTGGCAGGTCCGCTGATGGTCGGCACCGTCCGGTTCGAATGCCGCCGGGTACTCGCGCGGCGCTTCGATATCGATGGCGCTGAAGTCGATCATGTAGCTGTGCGCGGTGACTTCTCCACGCAGCTTCCGCTCGGCACCGGCATACAGATCGCGCGCATGCGCGTACTGCTTGTAGCCGGCGATCAAGGTACTTTCGTAATCGTCCTGTCCGCCGCCGCGCTGCTGAAACGGATCCCCGGCCAGATCTCGGATTTCGGACTCGCTCAGCTCGGGCATGAACAGGTTCGGCGAGCTGTCGCCGGAGTCCGTATTGAAGAAGCCCGCCACGAACTGCGGCGCCATCGCATCCCGCCGGCCGTAGTCCTCTTCCCATCGCTGCGCGGCATAACCCTTGTTGTCGCCGGACAGCAGATAGTTGATCTGCGACAACGAGGTGCCGTGTATCGCATACCAGCTCAGCGCACCGATATCGTCAGAGCCGCGCTTGAGCCGGATCAGGCTCATCATGCGATTGGTGTTGACCTCGCGCCCTTCGGTATCGAGGAAGGCTTCGCGCTCCTCCGCGGGATCGACTGCGTAGGCCACGGCCGAACGGTTGACGTTGCCGTTAAGCAGTTCGCCCTGTGCGTACAGCAAGGCGGCCGGCTCGGCGGCGATCATGTCTCGATGCGCACGGCGGATCGCGCGCACGATGCCAGCCACCATCGCGTCATAGCTTTGCTGGTCGAAACCCAGCGCGAACACGTTGTACAGATCGTGGAACGCCTGCCCGGCCGCCGAGGCGTGGCTGTGCGTGGCCGAGATCATCAGATTGCCGGTATCGTAGAACGCACCGAGATCGTCCTGGGTATCGGCGGCGATCGCTCCGAGCACGCCCTGTCGTACCGAATGGAACATCAAGGCCTGGTCGAGATTGACCAGCATCGCGCGGCCGCTGCGGCCGGCGCATTCGGATTGGAAGGCAAAAGCCCGCGCGTACTGGCGGTCGAGCAGTCCCGCAGACACCTGCGCCGGATCGGCGTAACCCAACATTTCCTCGTTCGCCGCCGGCCCGCTGACATCGCTCCTGCCGGCGCCGAAGCGGAAGGCCTGGTTGTCGGCGCAGTCGCCGCTGTTGAGGACAGCATCGGTCGCCCGCGGCTGCTCGCGCGGCGCATAGTGCGACAGGTCGGCCAACGGGGCGTCGCGCTCCGTGCGTGTCACCGCCAGGATCTGCGGTTCGGTCAGATTGCCGATCCGCAGCCCACTGCTGCCCCCGCCCGTGCCGCCATCCGGCGACGGACTACCGCCACAGGCGCTCAGAAATGCCATGAGTGGCGCGATCCACGCGCACCGCCTGCCGCTGCCGACTGTCTTGATCACGCCGCAATGCCTCCAGACACGAGGCCCGACTATCCCCCTGCCCTGGCGGCTGGACATTGACTGCTCGCGCCAGAACGCGAGCCCGGGCTCAGTGCGCGCGCTGGCCCGAGAAGCCCGACGCGACATTGCGCGGCGGCGCCCACTGCACACGTTCACGGATCAACGAAGCGCGCTCGGCGAACGGGCTGTGTCCGGTCCAGCGGCGGAAGGCACGCGAGAACGCACTGGGCTCGGAATAACCCAGAGCCGCCGAGATATCGGTCAGGGTCAGATGCGGCTCGGCCAGATAGCGTCGCGCCATCTCCAGACGCGTGTTGTCGACCAGGGCGTGAAAGGTCTGCCCGGATTCCTGCAGACGACGTTGCAAGGTGCGTTCGCTAAGCCCCAGCGCCGCGGCCACCGCCACGGCACTGAGCATGCCGCTGCGCAGGCCACGCACGATCTGGCGTCGAACCTGGCCTTCGATGTCCTCGGCTGGCACGCGCGGAAGCTGCTGTGCGGCGGCACGCGCCAGTGCTTCCAGACTGTCGGGATCGCCGCCCGGCAAACGGGCGCTGAGCCAGTCCGTCGGGAACAGCAAGGCGTTGTAGGGTCTGGCGAAGTACACCGGCGCGCCGAAGAACTCGCGATGCAGGCTGGTGTCACGCGGTGCCGGATGCTCGAAGCAGACCGCGCGCGGTCGCCAGTCCGCCCGACCGCTGAGCGTGCGGGCGATGCGCAGGGCCTTGGCCATGGCCATCTCCGCGTCGTGGCGATAATCGATCACGCGTGCGTCCCGAATCGCGTAGCTGAGTATCGCGTCGCGGCCCTCGATCCGGATATCCAGTGCCGCACGCTCCTGATGCATGAAGAAGAAGCGCGACACACTCTGACCGACCGTGCCCAGATCCGGGGCCTGGCAGGACAGCTCGCCGAGCATCCCGAAGGTGCCGATCGACTGCGTCATGCCCAGCTTGAGCCCCAGCGACGGCTCTTCGCAGGCTCGCGCCGCCAGTTCCAGCACTTCAACGAAGCGCGCCACGTCGAGACGCGCCTCGGGATTGCGCAGGCACTCGATACCGACACCGAGCTGCCCACAGAATGCGACCACGTCAACATCGGCGGCCACCAAGTTCGCTTCGACTCCCTGCAGACCCGCGCAGCGAATCTGCGGTTGCTGCTTTTCCCTGTCTTCCATAACGCCTCCCGTACTGCACATATATTTAGTTTCAAGAGCGCTCCGTCGTGTTCTTGGCGGGAACGGTCTTGACGCGGCTTTTTGCTTGCATTTAGTGTGCCGACCAGTTGGTACATTAAATCAAATATGATCCAGGCTCAAAGCTCCAAGGCCGCGCCGTCCTCCAACGGCCGCGGCCGCCCCAGTGCGCGCGAAGCCATGCTCGACGCCGCCGAACGCGTGGTGCTGCAAGCCTCGGCAGCACGCCTGACCCTGGACGCCGTGGCCCAGGAAGCCGCCGTCAGCAAAGGCGGCGTGATGTACCACTTTCCCAGCAAGGACGCGCTGTTGCGGGCCATGGTGGAACGCCTGGTGGAACGCTCGATCGCCGGCAGTCAGGCCGTGGCGGATTCGGCCGGCAATGGTCCGGGCCGCCAGATGCGCGCCTACGTCGCCGCATCCACCGGCAATCCGCTGGGCAATGATCAGGTCGCCGCGTCGATGCTGGCGGCCGTCGCCAACGATCCGGCGCTGCTGGAGCCGGTACGCGAGTTCTTTCAGGCACGATTCCCCAAACTGGCACAGGGCCTCAGCCTGGAACGCGCCGCCGTGGTGCACCTCGCCACGGAAGGGCTGTGGATGATGGAGCTGATGCAGCTGTCCCCGTTTTCCCCGACCCAGCGCACGCGCGTGGTCAATGCGCTGCTCAAACTGACAGACGAAGGAAGCGTCGACTGATGAACGAGGCGCAGGCGCCGCAGGCCCGCTACGAGGCACTGGCCGATGCGATCGCGGGTCGGCCCCTGCCACTGGCGGTGGCCGATCTGGATCTGATCGAAACCAATGCGCGGACCATGCTGGCGCGCGCCGGCACGCTGCCGATCCGGCTCGGCAGCAAGTCCATACGCTGCACCGAGATCATGCGTCTCGTGCAGGATCTCGATCAGCGATTCCGTGGCCTGCTGTGCTTTTCGGCGCGCGAGGCCGCCTGGCTGGCGACGCAGGGATTCGACGATCTGCTGGTCGCCTATCCGACCATGGAGCCGGTCGACCTGGCGGCCGTCGCCGAAAGTCCCGCGCGCATCGTGCTGATGATCGACGAGCCCGCCCACATCGATGCCCTGGTCGCGGCGGCGCGCCGATTTTCGGTGAGCTTCGATGTGGCGATCGATGTCGACATGTCGAGCCGTTTTCCGGCGGTGCATTTCGGTGTACGGCGGTCGCCGGTCGACACCCCGCAACAGGCGCTGGAGCTGGCTCGACATATCGAGAACAGCGACGGCAAGGTGCGTCTGGTCGGCGTCATGGGCTATGAGGCACAGATCGCCGGCCTGCAGGACGACGTACCGGGCAAACGCATCAAGAACGCCATGATCCGGCGAATGAAGCGGCGTTCGATTGCCGAGATTCACAAGCGGCGTCAATCCGTGATCACGGCCCTGCGCGCCGCCGGACACGATCTGGAATTCGTCAACGGCGGCGGTACCGGCAGCCTGGAATCAACTGCGGCCGACCCCTGCGTGACCGAGGCCGCGGCCGGCTCGGGCCTGTATTCACCGGTGCTGTTCGATCACTTCCGTCAGTTTCGTCACGAACCGGCCCTGTACTTCGCGCTGTCGGCGGCTCGTATTCCCTGCGAAGGCGTGGTCACCTGTGCCGGCGGTGGTTACGTTGCGTCCGGCCCGTCGGGTGCCGACCGACTGCCGCGTCCGTTTCTGCCGACTGGCGGCAAGCTGATCGAGCTGGAGGGGGCCGGTGAAGTCCAGACGCCGGTCCAGTTCCCGCCGGACCTCAAGCTCCCGCTGGGGGCACCGGTGTTCTTCCGGCATGCCAAGGCCGGTGAGCTGGCGGAGCGCTTCAAGTACCTGCTGCTGATGCGCGGCGGTCGCATCGTCGATGAGGTGCCGACCTATCGCGGCGCCGGCCGCTGCTTCTTCTGATTCACGACCCGGGCCCGACACGATGGACAGCAAGGACTCCCCCGCCCTGATATCCGAAAGCGGCGCGCGCTGGCGTAACTGGTCGGGCCGGGTGCGCTTCACGCCCAAGCGGCAGGCACAGCCCCAAACCCTGGAACAGCTGCAATCCGTCGTCCGGCAGACCGCCGAGGCCGGCCGCAGGCTGCGCGTCTGCGGCAGCGGGCATTCGTTCGTGCCGCTGGTGGAAACCCCGGACACCCTGCTCGACCTGTCCGGCCTCAGTGGCGTGGAATCGATCGACGGCACGCGCGCGACCATCTGGGCCGGCACCTCGCTCAAGCCCTTGGGTGGCCTGCTGCGGGCGCAGGGCCTGGGCATGCAGAATCTCGGCGACATCAACCGCCAGGCGCTGGCCGGCGCGGTATCGACCGGCACCCACGGCACCGGCCTGGGGCTCGGCTCGATTTCCACCCAGGTGGTCGGCATGACGCTGGTGCGCGCCGACGGCAGCACCCTGCACTGCTCGGCCACCGAGAATCCGGAGGTGTTCGCTGCCGCCCGCGTGTCCCTGGGTGCGCTGGGCGTGATCGCCAAACTGGAGCTGCAGCTGCAGCCAGCCTATCGCCTGCGTCTGCAGAAACTGGCGATGGATCTGGACGAATGCCTGGATCAGGCGCCCACGCTGGCGCGGGATCACCGTCACTTCGAGTTCTACTGGTTTCCGCACACCCGCAAGACCGGCGTCAAGCTGATGCAGCTCAGCGAGGAACCGGAATCGCGCACCGCGCTGACCACTGCCAGCGAAATCGTGATCGAGAACGGTGCCCTGGGATTGATCTCCAAGCTGGCGCGCGCCAATCCGGACTGGTGCGCGCCGCTGTCGCGACTGATGGCCTGGTCGATGAAGGGCGATGCCGGCAGCATGGTTGCAGATGCGCATCGCGCGTTTTCGACCGTGCGTTGGGTCCGGTTCAATGAAATGGAGTACGAACTGCCGGCCGAGAACGGAGCCGACGCGCTGCGCGAGCTGGCCGAGTTCGTCGAGCGCAAGTCGATCCGCGTGCACTTCCCGGTCGAATACCGCTACGTGCAGGGCGACGACATCTGGCTGAGCCCGTTTTTCGGTCGCGATTCGGTGGCGATCTCGGTACACCAGTATCAAGGCATGGACTTTCGCCCCTATTTCGACGGCGCCGAAGCGATCTTTCGCAATCACGGCGGTCGCCCGCACTGGGGCAAGATGCACAGCCTGGGCGCCACCGACCTCGTCGGAATGTATCCGCACTGGGACGATTTTCACGCGCTGCGCCGACGGCTCGATCCGCAAGGGGTGTTCATGAATCCCTATCTGCAGACCCTGTTCGGCGACTGAAGCGAGAAGGCCATGCCGCCCGCCCGCTACCGAGCGCTGCTGCTGTATGCCCTGTGGAGCGCGGCCATGCAGTTCGAGTGGCTGCGCTTCGCGCCGGTGGCCAATGCCACGGCTGAGGGCTATGGCGTCACGCTGTCGGCAGTGGCCTGGCTATCGCTGCTGTTTCCGCTGCTGTTCCTGCCGCTGGCACTGCCCTGGGGCTGCTTGATCGACCGCTGGCCCTTGCGGCGCTGCCTGCTGCTGGCCGCCGCCCTGACCTGCGCCGGCGCCCTGTTGCGGGCGATGCACGCGGACTTCGGCCTGCTGCTGGCCGGTACCGTGTTGATGGCGGTGGCCCAGCCGCTGCTGATGGCGCTGATCGCCCGTCTTGCGGACAGCTGGTTCGATGCCCAAGGCGCGCTGCGTGCCACCGCGGTCGCCACCGCCTCGCTGTTCATCGGTATCGGAGCCGCCTTCGCGCTGGCACCACTGGCCGTCGGCGACGTCGCCGCCAGCCTTCATGTGGATGCGGTCCTGCTGCTGGCGCTGCTGTTGCTCAGCCTGTTGCTGTTCCCGGCCGATCCCGGCTCGCCGCGTACGGGCAGCGGCCAATCGTGGGGCGACATCTTCGCCCTGTTCAAGCGACCGTTGATGCTGCCCCTGCTGGGCCTGATCTTCTTCGGCAACGGCTACTTCAACTCGGTATTCACCTGGCTGGAACCGATGCTCGGCAGCGCCGGGATCGATTCGGCACAAGCCGGTGTGATCGGTTTGTGCGTGCTGCTCGGCGGCGTGGCCGGACTGGCACTGGTTTCGATGCGGGCGCCGTCGCCGCGACGAATCCCGGCACTGCTGCTGCTCGCCACGATCGGTGCGGTGCCGCTGACGCTGTGCCTCACCGGTTCGCAGAGCTTCGGCACGGTGCTGACGGCCGGGCTGCTGCTCGGGGCGCTGATGCTGGCGCCGCTACCCCTGCTGATCACCATGGTCGCGCGGACCGCCGGCGCCGCGCGTTCCGGCATCGCGATGAGCGCCTTCTGGCTGTCCGCCAACGCGGGTGCCGCCGCAATCATCGCCGCGCTGGGGCCTTTTGCCGATCATCAATGGTGGCGCGCCGCAGGCGTTGCGCTGTGCCTGCCGCTGCTTCTGGAGGCGGCGATCGTGCTGGTCTTTCTGCGTCCGGCGCAGCCGCGCGACGACGACATGCCCGAACCATCCAGGTAGACCACCCGCGTGATCGCAACGGGCGTCGCGCGCTCCTTACGGACGAGCGGCTTTCATGGTTCGAGCCATACTTCATATTCGCAGTCCTCAGCTGTGAGGACTACTGCAGGCCGGCGATCAGGCTGCGCCGGAAACGACGCGAGGCCGAATGGTTGATGGCGCTTTCGTGCAGGGCTTCGAGCAGCGTCTTGGCCTGAGTGCCATCGAGTGCAAAGGGATCGAAGCGATCTTCAAGCATGAAGCGCTGCAGAATGCCATGCACCGCCTCGCGTTCACTGATGTAGTTCATCGCCCAGCCCGCGTAACGCCGCTGCACGATGCGTTCGTATAGCAGCAGGGTCAGCCGGCTGTGACGGGGGTCGCGCAGTATGCGGGCGTAGGTGTCGTTGACGGCATCGCGCGGCCCTTCCAGGCACTGCATGAAGTAGCCGGCACCGACGAACAGCGTGCCGCCGACATTCACGGCCCGGTTGTTTCGGAACGAATCCTCGAGTATCGAACTCGCGACCTCCCCGGTGACGGGAACCAAGGCCCGGCTCGCATAGAGCAATTGCACAAGCATTTGCGAAACATCCGCAGGCGGCGACGGCGCAGAGAATGAAACATTCGACGCGCGCCTGCCCGCTTCAAGGCCGACTGCCGTAGCCATGTCGAAGTTTGTTCGCGATCCGGCTC is a genomic window of Gammaproteobacteria bacterium containing:
- a CDS encoding neutral/alkaline ceramidase, whose protein sequence is MAFLSACGGSPSPDGGTGGGSSGLRIGNLTEPQILAVTRTERDAPLADLSHYAPREQPRATDAVLNSGDCADNQAFRFGAGRSDVSGPAANEEMLGYADPAQVSAGLLDRQYARAFAFQSECAGRSGRAMLVNLDQALMFHSVRQGVLGAIAADTQDDLGAFYDTGNLMISATHSHASAAGQAFHDLYNVFALGFDQQSYDAMVAGIVRAIRRAHRDMIAAEPAALLYAQGELLNGNVNRSAVAYAVDPAEEREAFLDTEGREVNTNRMMSLIRLKRGSDDIGALSWYAIHGTSLSQINYLLSGDNKGYAAQRWEEDYGRRDAMAPQFVAGFFNTDSGDSSPNLFMPELSESEIRDLAGDPFQQRGGGQDDYESTLIAGYKQYAHARDLYAGAERKLRGEVTAHSYMIDFSAIDIEAPREYPAAFEPDGADHQRTCQPALGVAFAAGAEDGRGPLSETGATCPVGPDELAQAADYLATIFGSLGAGAIPSELLEPLGCTLSALPLGLRCHDEKPVLLPLFVSPFNPLQGLAPSVQPVQVITLGNLALIALPWEVTTMSGRRIREAVLEVLADAGIGYAVIAGYSNAFAHYLTTREEYSTQQYEGASTLYGPWTLDAVIQEVTRLAGQVRAGMEPSSPYQVSDYAALRTLLVHVPQSGDGNPPGDAQFGDVLQQPEPVYELTDDNPVVVKASFYAGHPRNDLKSESSYLYVERLSGDSWQLVATDDDYETRYSYQQSGYGGAHVAEIEWHLPAGTPAGTYRIRHHGATGDGPYTGVSDSFELEIP
- a CDS encoding AraC family transcriptional regulator, translating into MEDREKQQPQIRCAGLQGVEANLVAADVDVVAFCGQLGVGIECLRNPEARLDVARFVEVLELAARACEEPSLGLKLGMTQSIGTFGMLGELSCQAPDLGTVGQSVSRFFFMHQERAALDIRIEGRDAILSYAIRDARVIDYRHDAEMAMAKALRIARTLSGRADWRPRAVCFEHPAPRDTSLHREFFGAPVYFARPYNALLFPTDWLSARLPGGDPDSLEALARAAAQQLPRVPAEDIEGQVRRQIVRGLRSGMLSAVAVAAALGLSERTLQRRLQESGQTFHALVDNTRLEMARRYLAEPHLTLTDISAALGYSEPSAFSRAFRRWTGHSPFAERASLIRERVQWAPPRNVASGFSGQRAH
- a CDS encoding TetR/AcrR family transcriptional regulator, whose product is MIQAQSSKAAPSSNGRGRPSAREAMLDAAERVVLQASAARLTLDAVAQEAAVSKGGVMYHFPSKDALLRAMVERLVERSIAGSQAVADSAGNGPGRQMRAYVAASTGNPLGNDQVAASMLAAVANDPALLEPVREFFQARFPKLAQGLSLERAAVVHLATEGLWMMELMQLSPFSPTQRTRVVNALLKLTDEGSVD
- a CDS encoding amino acid deaminase/aldolase encodes the protein MNEAQAPQARYEALADAIAGRPLPLAVADLDLIETNARTMLARAGTLPIRLGSKSIRCTEIMRLVQDLDQRFRGLLCFSAREAAWLATQGFDDLLVAYPTMEPVDLAAVAESPARIVLMIDEPAHIDALVAAARRFSVSFDVAIDVDMSSRFPAVHFGVRRSPVDTPQQALELARHIENSDGKVRLVGVMGYEAQIAGLQDDVPGKRIKNAMIRRMKRRSIAEIHKRRQSVITALRAAGHDLEFVNGGGTGSLESTAADPCVTEAAAGSGLYSPVLFDHFRQFRHEPALYFALSAARIPCEGVVTCAGGGYVASGPSGADRLPRPFLPTGGKLIELEGAGEVQTPVQFPPDLKLPLGAPVFFRHAKAGELAERFKYLLLMRGGRIVDEVPTYRGAGRCFF
- a CDS encoding FAD-binding protein, which translates into the protein MDSKDSPALISESGARWRNWSGRVRFTPKRQAQPQTLEQLQSVVRQTAEAGRRLRVCGSGHSFVPLVETPDTLLDLSGLSGVESIDGTRATIWAGTSLKPLGGLLRAQGLGMQNLGDINRQALAGAVSTGTHGTGLGLGSISTQVVGMTLVRADGSTLHCSATENPEVFAAARVSLGALGVIAKLELQLQPAYRLRLQKLAMDLDECLDQAPTLARDHRHFEFYWFPHTRKTGVKLMQLSEEPESRTALTTASEIVIENGALGLISKLARANPDWCAPLSRLMAWSMKGDAGSMVADAHRAFSTVRWVRFNEMEYELPAENGADALRELAEFVERKSIRVHFPVEYRYVQGDDIWLSPFFGRDSVAISVHQYQGMDFRPYFDGAEAIFRNHGGRPHWGKMHSLGATDLVGMYPHWDDFHALRRRLDPQGVFMNPYLQTLFGD
- a CDS encoding MFS transporter, whose protein sequence is MPPARYRALLLYALWSAAMQFEWLRFAPVANATAEGYGVTLSAVAWLSLLFPLLFLPLALPWGCLIDRWPLRRCLLLAAALTCAGALLRAMHADFGLLLAGTVLMAVAQPLLMALIARLADSWFDAQGALRATAVATASLFIGIGAAFALAPLAVGDVAASLHVDAVLLLALLLLSLLLFPADPGSPRTGSGQSWGDIFALFKRPLMLPLLGLIFFGNGYFNSVFTWLEPMLGSAGIDSAQAGVIGLCVLLGGVAGLALVSMRAPSPRRIPALLLLATIGAVPLTLCLTGSQSFGTVLTAGLLLGALMLAPLPLLITMVARTAGAARSGIAMSAFWLSANAGAAAIIAALGPFADHQWWRAAGVALCLPLLLEAAIVLVFLRPAQPRDDDMPEPSR
- a CDS encoding BLUF domain-containing protein, producing MLVQLLYASRALVPVTGEVASSILEDSFRNNRAVNVGGTLFVGAGYFMQCLEGPRDAVNDTYARILRDPRHSRLTLLLYERIVQRRYAGWAMNYISEREAVHGILQRFMLEDRFDPFALDGTQAKTLLEALHESAINHSASRRFRRSLIAGLQ